From Salvia splendens isolate huo1 chromosome 3, SspV2, whole genome shotgun sequence, a single genomic window includes:
- the LOC121795326 gene encoding uncharacterized protein LOC121795326, producing the protein MEEDGEDHTPFWVQSTTKLRRSDRLRRSVAAVFFSSGLVVFLLVVAAVFFLAFVVASTISFSATIFRPNSVKKSWDSLNIALVLVAVVFGILSRNRNEERSSSFDEFQSSPIKGNESQKSNPSTPQKWFDYSANNEEKSSLYEYQIQDSHQPKFDQKISNLRRSCSSYPDLREFPSSSSTNWSYGDYQMRFFDDFHVDSSPGQLRRYRSLGRVDYPTSPPQIKTLVVDTLVNKTCPEIKSFPAELSPPEDDAIAEKVVYESVAVREEKSSRRFYKDLEITNWVSAAAPAAEESQPPELQESQKRSRERAARRKERSSRRQVYENVGPTNPIATPPPPSQQQMMIGESERRRGGATAANSKKVFLNSLYKKKKRQLKSVENVESLLRGAPPPRSYQIPPAPPLVFHTLFSFSSKKPKGKKTVTVSLEPLPRSPPPVSPPHEAARETEPTSHAPPPPTYSPPKPVKITNFDGAEEAQNSGGESPFRRIPPPPPPPPFSKTPAWKFVVQGDYVRVNSSRSGSPELDETDSDITPSAADGGGAAAALFCPSPDVNSKAESFITKFRANLKLEKIHSMKKRNVGPSSLGPGLGPNQI; encoded by the coding sequence atggaagaagatgGAGAGGATCACACCCCGTTTTGGGTCCAAAGCACTACCAAACTCCGCCGCTCCGACCGCCTCCGCCGCAGCGTCGCAGCCGTGTTCTTCAGCTCGGGGCTGGTGGTTTTCCTCCTGGTGGTAGCAGCTGTCTTTTTCTTGGCTTTTGTAGTGGCATCCACCATTTCATTTAGTGCCACCATATTTAGGCCAAATAGTGTCAAGAAAAGCTGGGATTCTTTGAACATTGCTCTTGTTTTAGTTGCTGTGGTTTTTGGGATTCTTAGCAGAAACAGAAACGAAGAGAGATCTTCTTCCTTTGATGAGTTCCAATCTTCTCCCATTAAAGGAAATGAATCCCAGAAATCGAATCCATCCACGCCGCAGAAATGGTTCGATTATTCGGCAAATAATGAAGAAAAATCGAGTCTTTATGAATATCAAATTCAAGATTCTCATCAGCCTAAATTTGATCAGAAAATTTCGAATTTGAGAAGAAGCTGCAGCTCTTACCCTGATTTGCGTGAATTCCCATCTTCTTCTTCGACAAATTGGAGCTATGGAGATTATCAAATGCGATTTTTTGATGATTTTCACGTCGATTCGAGCCCGGGGCAGCTCCGCCGTTACCGGAGCTTGGGGCGGGTTGATTATCCGACGTCGCCGCCGCAAATTAAGACTCTGGTTGTTGATACATTAGTGAATAAAACCTGCCCAGAAATTAAAAGTTTTCCGGCGGAATTATCGCCGCCGGAAGATGATGCGATTGCGGAGAAGGTGGTTTATGAGAGCGTGGCGGTTAGGGAGGAGAAATCGAGCAGGAGATTTTACAAAGATTTGGAAATCACGAATTGGGTTTCGGCGGCGGCGCCGGCGGCGGAGGAATCTCAGCCGCCGGAATTACAAGAAAGTCAGAAACGGAGCCGTGAAAGAGCGGCGCGGAGGAAGGAAAGGTCGAGCAGAAGACAGGTTTATGAAAATGTGGGACCCACTAATCCGATTGCGACGCCACCACCGCCGTCGCAGCAGCAGATGATGATCGGCGAAAGTGAGAGAAGACGAGGCGGCGCGACGGCGGCGAATTCGAAAAAAGTCTtcttgaattctctctacaagaagaagaagaggcagCTAAAGAGCGTAGAAAATGTGGAGTCTCTTCTCCGGGGAGCTCCGCCGCCGCGGAGCTACCAAATTCCCCCGGCGCCGCCGTTGGTCTTCCACACGCTGTTCTCTTTCTCTTCCAAGAAGCCCAAAGGGAAAAAGACTGTGACCGTCTCACTAGAGCCCCTCCCGAGATCTCCGCCGCCGGTATCGCCGCCGCATGAGGCGGCGCGTGAGACTGAACCCACTTCACACGCGCCGCCACCGCCCACCTACAGCCCACCAAAACCAGTAAAGATTACAAATTTCGACGGAGCAGAAGAAGCCCAGAACAGCGGCGGCGAGTCCCCGTTCCGCCGgattccgccgccgccgcctcctccgccgTTCTCGAAAACTCCGGCGTGGAAGTTCGTGGTGCAAGGCGACTACGTGAGAGTCAACAGCTCGAGGAGTGGCTCGCCGGAACTCGACGAAACGGACTCCGACATCACGCCGTCGGCGGCTGACGGCGGCGGCGCGGCAGCGGCGTTGTTCTGTCCGAGCCCAGATGTGAACTCGAAAGCTGAAAGCTTTATTACTAAGTTTCGGGCCAACTTGAAGCTCGAGAAGA